The sequence below is a genomic window from Desulfovibrio desulfuricans.
GAAGAAGTCCGGTACGATGCCGTTGGCGAACAACATATTCTGGATGTTGTGCGCGTTCCGCTGTTTGAGCCAGACGGTACAGTTTACGGCATGGTCTACATGGGGACAGACGTGACGGAACGCCGGGCCGCAGAACAGGCCCTGCGCCGCGCCCAAATGGAAATGTCACAGATATTCAATGCTGCGGGCAGCGCCATGCGGGTTATTGACCGCAACTATATAGTCAAGGAAGTCAACGATACCTACGTAAACTGCTTTGGTTACTCGCGTGAAGAAATGGTGGGGCACTGGTGCGGCGAATACCCCAGTGGAACTGATTGCGGCTCTGATTGCGTGGGCAAGCGCATTCTTAACGGCGAGCCGCGGGCTGCCATCCGCCAGCAGAGGCGAAAAAAAGACGGTACATGGGTATTTTGCGATCTGGTTGCCACGCCATTTCTTTCGCCGGATGGCGAGCTTCTTGGCATTATTGAAGATTGCCGGGATATTACCGACCTTGTGGAAAGCCAGCAGGCGGCAGAACAGGCCAGCAAGGCCAAGAGCGAATTTCTCGCCAATATGAGCCATGAAATCCGCACCCCCATGAATGCCGTTGTGGGGCTTACCCATTTGACCCTGCGCACGCCTCTTAATGCAACACAACGTAACTATTTGAAAAATATTGATAGTTCCGCAAAATCCCTTTTGCGGATCATTGACGACATTCTGGATTTTTCAAAGATTGAAGCTGGCCGCATGGACATGGAGTATTTGGATTTTAACCTGGAAGAAGTCCTTCTGGGACTATCGAGTCTGGATACAACCAAGTCTGGCGGTAAAAATATTGAGCTTTTATTGCGTATCGACCGGGAGGTTCCCCTGTTTTTCAAGGGCGATCCTCTGCGGCTGGGGCAGGTACTGGTCAATCTTGTGGGCAATGCCATCAAGTTCACGCCTGCTGGCGAGGTTGTGGTGCGCGTTGCGCTTGAGGAGCAAAAAGACCAGAAGGCGCAACTGCGTTTTACCGTGGCAGACACGGGCATTGGCATGGGGCAAGAGCAGCTGGACAAGCTGTTTCAGGAATTTACCCAAGGGGATTCATCCACAACACGGCGTTTTGGCGGCACCGGCCTTGGCCTTTCCATCAGCAAGCGGATTGTGGAGATGATGGGGGGCGAAATAGGCGCAGAAAGCGAACTTGGCAAGGGCAGCACGTTTTACTTTACCGTCAATCTGGACTTGCAGGAAAATCCCCAGCGAAAGCCTGTCCCGGCCATGAAAAACCTTTCCGAGCGCAGGGTGCTTGTGGTGGACGATTCCTTCTCAAGCCGCGAAATACTCCGGCAAGAGCTGGAAGATATGGGTTTGCGGTCCGGCACGGCTGACTGCGGCGATGCCGCGCTGGAAGAACTGGTGCGCGCCGCCGAAAGCGGCGACCCCTATGATCTGGTGTTGATGGACTGGAAGATGCCCGGCAATAACGGCATTCAGGTGGTGCGGCTGCTGCGCGGATGCCGTGAACTGTCCTATATCCCTACCGTCATCATGGTCACGGCCTATGGGCGGGAAGAAATTATGGAAGAGGCGCAGGCCGAAGGCATCAGCCATTTTCTTATCAAGCCTGTCAGCCCTTCTTTGTTGCAACACGCCATCCTGGATGTTTTTGGGCAGCGGGTAGTTGATGAAGATTCATCCGGTCTGCCCCAGGAGTTGCGCATTCCGGCAAAATACAGAGGCCGCAGGGTGCTGCTTGCCGAAGATAACGAGGTTAATCAGCTGGTGGCCAAAGAATTGCTGGAATCAGCTGGTTTTGTTGTGGATATTGCCAGTTCCGGTCTTGAAGCGCTGCAAAAGGCGGAAGGAACAGATTACACCATGGTGTTTATGGATATCCATATGCCTCAGATGGACGGCATCGAAGCTGCAAAATTGCTTCGCGCCCAGGCGCGTTATGCCCACACGCCGATCATTGCTCTCACTGCCGACAGCATGGTGGGCGACAGGGAAAAAAGCCTTGCAGCGGGTATGAACGACCATCTTGCAAAACCCATTGATCCCTACCGCCTGATTGAAGTGGCCGTGCAGTGGCTGGAATGGCGGGCAGATCAGATTGGCCAGGCTGGTGATCCAGGCCAATCCACTCAACCTGAATAAGCCAGAAGAACTGGAAATAATCTGTAAAAAGCGATGCGGTCGGCAAGCCGACCGCATCGCAAAAAAGTTCGCCCTCGCAAGAGCAGCAGATACAGTTACAGCAGCGGCAGCCGCTGCACTATCCAGACTGCCACAGGAGCCAGAGCGGCAGTAAAAATGCCTGCCAGAATCATGGCCAGGCCGCCCATAGCCCCCTGTTCCTGCCCTTCCTGCAAGGCAACGGCTGTCCCCTGAGCATGCGAAATTGTGCCCATGGTCAGGCCGCGCGCAAAGGGATCCCTGATGCGTATGACGTTCAGGCCCCACAAACCCAAAAGGGAGCCGAGCGTACCGGTAGCCACTACAAAGGCCGCAGTCAGGGACGGGATGCCGCCATACATTGATGCCACCTCCACGGCAAAGGGGATGGAAACCCCCTTGGGAAGAATGGAAATTACCACGTCTTCGGGCAGGCCGCCCAGTCTGGCAATAACCCCGGCAGAGAGCATGGCTGCAAAGGCCCCCGCGCACACGCTTGCAAGAATGGGCAAGGCATTGCGCAGCAGCAGGTGTCGATAGCGGTACAAGGGCAGCGCAAGGCTGACGGTTGCCGGGCCAATGAGCAAAGTCATGACCTGCCGGGCTGGCTCATAGGTTTCATAGGGAACATCGCACAGTACCAGCACGGCAATGACTATGGCGGCGCTGCCAGCCACGATATTGATGAGCGGATGTTTGTAACGCATGTACAGGCTGCGCACCAGCACATATGCCAGCACGGTGCCCGTCACGCACAAAAAAGTGTTTATGATCTGCATGGTGCTTCTTCCTCTTTCTTTTCAGGCGCAGCGCGGCGCAGGGCTCTGGCCATAAAACCCACAATCACCAGCGGCAGGGCGGTGCTGCCCACTATGGCAGCCGCAAGCACCCATCCGTAATCATAAAAAACGCTCCCCCATTGCATCAGCCCTACCGCAATGGGCACAAAAAAGAAGACCAGATGCTTCAGTAGAAATTCTGCCGCCATGCTGATGTGGCTTTCTTTTACAATGCCGGTAAGAAGCAGAAAAAACAGTACGATTATGCCCAGCACATTGCCGGGGATGGGAATGCCTGTCAGCCTTGTGAGATGATCGCATCCCCAGAATATGGCTGTCAGAATTGCGGTCTGCCAAAGCAGTTTCCATGTTGCGCGCATACGGTATTCCTGATGTTCGAGGTTACTGCCGCCTCCCGTTGCCGTTGGCAGAAATTTGGCAAGTGAGGGTTTTCCTGCCAACGACAACGGGCGGCTTGCGGCATACGTTATGAGATGGTAGTCATCATAGCAAATGAATAAAAATGAAAGAAACAGTCATAAATGGTGAATAAATGGAAGTCTCAGACCTGCGCACATTCATGGCCGTCATGGAAACCGGCAGTATAAGCCATGCCGCAAAGGCTTTGCACCGGGTGCCCTCGGGCGTTACCGCCCGCATCATGCTGATGGAAGAAGAGCTGGGCATCCAACTGTTTTTGCGGGAAAAAAAGCGCTTGCTGCCCACAGCAAGGGGACAGACGCTTTACACCTATGCCCGCCGG
It includes:
- a CDS encoding response regulator, translating into MVKYFHTAFCCLLLLALAPANLALCATDSSTAASADPITIVCMKDNEPLSFVSKTGEPVGLMIDLWRLWGEKVGRPVRFIMGDWQDSLDALHSGRADIHFSMYITPDRARWAKFGPAISPGMGGLLLSTSAGQRITDPSQLGDATIVVLEGSLQEDYMREHFPRVQLMVVRNGAEMFMSVANGLADGISSNFPSAYGTIDRLGLNSFFMPQAFPLFSRNLHPAVLRNRDDLARLMDEGLSRISRAEMVALEERWVRNPAHRVWGDMPRSLLLTPAEREWLASHQTLRVALEDDWHPIEFMDSEGTYNGIGMNLMQVVGRYLNVAIQPVSSNVLKETTGPRRADVEPFLEGTPPEGGPWLFTNPFLQLPLAVATLDSERLVTSPGDLAGKSVAVHDHAGLAGYLRAQLPRSKIVEVSSLIEGLSAVQGGQIDAMVGIALSVEYAVVNKNLRDLRVGLLPQLQYSARVAVRSDWPQLVEIMNKTLDNIPHEQMAAIMKRWANLRIERAMNWMLVLQIGGVAAVFLGSLLAVILIWNRKLAQESGERQKALEAARASASALWQRKQQLRSIVDNLPSLMMLKDSQARYIMANKFFETFTGYAESYVVGKNIADLLSPELAEQGMRLDKLVIETGKVHKTEEVRYDAVGEQHILDVVRVPLFEPDGTVYGMVYMGTDVTERRAAEQALRRAQMEMSQIFNAAGSAMRVIDRNYIVKEVNDTYVNCFGYSREEMVGHWCGEYPSGTDCGSDCVGKRILNGEPRAAIRQQRRKKDGTWVFCDLVATPFLSPDGELLGIIEDCRDITDLVESQQAAEQASKAKSEFLANMSHEIRTPMNAVVGLTHLTLRTPLNATQRNYLKNIDSSAKSLLRIIDDILDFSKIEAGRMDMEYLDFNLEEVLLGLSSLDTTKSGGKNIELLLRIDREVPLFFKGDPLRLGQVLVNLVGNAIKFTPAGEVVVRVALEEQKDQKAQLRFTVADTGIGMGQEQLDKLFQEFTQGDSSTTRRFGGTGLGLSISKRIVEMMGGEIGAESELGKGSTFYFTVNLDLQENPQRKPVPAMKNLSERRVLVVDDSFSSREILRQELEDMGLRSGTADCGDAALEELVRAAESGDPYDLVLMDWKMPGNNGIQVVRLLRGCRELSYIPTVIMVTAYGREEIMEEAQAEGISHFLIKPVSPSLLQHAILDVFGQRVVDEDSSGLPQELRIPAKYRGRRVLLAEDNEVNQLVAKELLESAGFVVDIASSGLEALQKAEGTDYTMVFMDIHMPQMDGIEAAKLLRAQARYAHTPIIALTADSMVGDREKSLAAGMNDHLAKPIDPYRLIEVAVQWLEWRADQIGQAGDPGQSTQPE
- a CDS encoding LrgB family protein, whose translation is MQIINTFLCVTGTVLAYVLVRSLYMRYKHPLINIVAGSAAIVIAVLVLCDVPYETYEPARQVMTLLIGPATVSLALPLYRYRHLLLRNALPILASVCAGAFAAMLSAGVIARLGGLPEDVVISILPKGVSIPFAVEVASMYGGIPSLTAAFVVATGTLGSLLGLWGLNVIRIRDPFARGLTMGTISHAQGTAVALQEGQEQGAMGGLAMILAGIFTAALAPVAVWIVQRLPLL
- a CDS encoding CidA/LrgA family protein, whose translation is MRATWKLLWQTAILTAIFWGCDHLTRLTGIPIPGNVLGIIVLFFLLLTGIVKESHISMAAEFLLKHLVFFFVPIAVGLMQWGSVFYDYGWVLAAAIVGSTALPLVIVGFMARALRRAAPEKKEEEAPCRS